In Planctomycetia bacterium, one DNA window encodes the following:
- a CDS encoding tetratricopeptide repeat protein encodes MAKHDTAPPLAPSPWFAGPLLVALVFVAYLPAISAGFIWDDDHYVTQNPVLRTQDGLNRIWFDLGATPQYYPLVHTSFWIEYRLYRLNPIGYHAVNILLHAANAVVLWQLLRRLHLRGAWLAATLFALHPISVESVAWVTERKNVLSAFFYLTAAIVYIRWMQRRGDLDVGTPPSPPQTATASRATGRKTYLLALALFVCALLSKTVTASLPAAILLIAWWKTGRLTRRQVLPTLPMFALAIAAAALTAWMERSEVGAEGADWNFSIADRFLIAGRACWFYLAKLLWPHPLVFIYPRWTIDDSQWWQYAFPVAAVALIATLFVLRHRIGRGPLTAALFFGGTLFPALGFFNVYPMRFSFVADHFQYLAAIGPLTLIAAAIPRIFSRRQDQDRANVSTLSLAVIAILTTLGTLTFRQARIYRDIETLWRHTLAHNPDCWMAHGNLAKTLAERGDTATALDHARRVLDARPDLPSSHTNYGDILSIARRPAEAIPYYQRALEINPRHLKAHFGLADALMALNRPADAVPHYQSVLEARPDFPTCLRRIGAAYEAAGRYADALTSYTRALELQPQSAETLYGIGRANFFMNNLTVAGEFFRRTIAVKPDHAEACNDLATVLAALGNDADALKCLDRAIQINPDYVVARFNRALLLEGLGRAADAAAELQSVLRLQPDHAEAAERLARLRTVGSPTPTSAPMPRP; translated from the coding sequence ATGGCGAAGCACGATACGGCGCCCCCCCTCGCACCCAGCCCCTGGTTTGCCGGGCCGTTGCTCGTCGCGCTCGTGTTCGTCGCGTATCTGCCCGCCATCTCCGCGGGCTTCATCTGGGACGACGATCATTACGTCACGCAGAACCCGGTCCTCCGAACGCAGGACGGTTTGAACCGTATCTGGTTCGACCTCGGCGCCACGCCCCAATACTACCCGCTCGTGCATACATCGTTCTGGATCGAATACCGCCTCTATCGACTGAACCCGATCGGTTATCACGCCGTCAACATCCTGCTCCACGCGGCTAACGCAGTCGTTCTCTGGCAGCTCCTGCGTCGATTGCACTTGCGCGGCGCGTGGCTGGCAGCGACGCTCTTCGCCCTTCACCCGATCAGTGTCGAATCGGTGGCATGGGTCACCGAACGAAAGAACGTCTTGTCGGCATTCTTCTATCTCACCGCGGCGATCGTTTACATCCGATGGATGCAACGTCGCGGCGATCTCGATGTAGGGACGCCACCAAGCCCCCCGCAAACCGCAACAGCAAGCAGAGCGACCGGGAGAAAAACGTACCTCCTCGCGCTGGCGCTCTTCGTCTGCGCGCTGCTTAGCAAGACCGTCACCGCCTCCCTCCCAGCCGCGATTCTCCTGATCGCATGGTGGAAGACGGGCAGACTCACGCGCCGACAAGTCCTCCCGACGCTGCCGATGTTCGCCCTCGCCATCGCTGCGGCCGCGCTCACCGCCTGGATGGAACGGTCCGAAGTCGGCGCCGAAGGCGCGGATTGGAACTTTTCCATCGCCGATCGCTTCCTCATCGCCGGCCGCGCATGCTGGTTCTACCTCGCCAAGCTCCTCTGGCCTCATCCGCTCGTGTTCATCTACCCGCGCTGGACGATTGATGATTCGCAATGGTGGCAGTACGCATTCCCCGTGGCCGCCGTCGCGCTCATTGCCACGCTGTTCGTGCTGCGCCATCGGATCGGTCGCGGCCCTCTCACCGCCGCGCTCTTCTTCGGTGGCACGCTCTTCCCCGCGCTGGGCTTCTTCAACGTCTACCCGATGCGATTCTCCTTCGTCGCCGACCACTTTCAGTACCTCGCCGCGATCGGACCGCTCACGCTCATCGCCGCTGCGATTCCGCGAATCTTCTCTCGCCGCCAGGACCAGGACCGAGCGAACGTGAGTACGCTTAGCCTCGCTGTAATCGCCATTCTCACCACGCTCGGCACGCTCACCTTTCGCCAAGCGCGAATCTATCGCGACATCGAAACGCTCTGGCGACACACCCTCGCGCACAACCCCGACTGCTGGATGGCCCACGGCAATCTCGCCAAAACGCTCGCCGAACGGGGCGATACCGCCACCGCACTCGATCACGCGCGCCGCGTGCTCGACGCCCGCCCCGACCTCCCATCCTCTCACACAAACTATGGCGATATCTTGTCGATCGCCCGCCGCCCCGCAGAGGCCATTCCTTACTACCAGCGCGCGCTGGAAATCAATCCCCGCCATCTCAAAGCCCACTTCGGCCTCGCTGACGCACTCATGGCTCTTAATCGCCCGGCTGACGCCGTTCCGCATTATCAATCCGTTCTCGAAGCCCGCCCTGATTTCCCGACCTGCCTTCGCCGCATCGGCGCCGCCTACGAAGCCGCAGGCCGATACGCTGACGCGCTGACGTCGTACACCCGCGCGCTCGAGTTGCAACCCCAATCCGCCGAAACGCTCTACGGCATCGGCCGTGCCAACTTTTTCATGAACAACCTGACCGTTGCCGGCGAGTTCTTTCGCCGTACCATCGCCGTGAAGCCCGACCACGCCGAGGCCTGCAACGATCTCGCCACCGTCCTGGCGGCGCTCGGTAACGACGCCGACGCCCTGAAATGCCTCGACCGGGCCATTCAAATCAATCCCGATTACGTCGTCGCCCGGTTCAATCGCGCGCTGTTGCTGGAGGGCCTGGGCCGCGCTGCCGACGCAGCCGCCGAACTGCAATCGGTCCTTCGGCTGCAACCGGACCACGCCGAAGCGGCCGAGCGGCTGGCCCGGCTCCGCACCGTCGGCTCGCCTACGCCGACCAGCGCGCCCATGCCGCGTCCTTAA
- a CDS encoding adenylosuccinate lyase, with protein MKAKRRQRDRSPSSGDVYQSPLVARNASAEMIALFSPLHRVRTWRQIWIALAEAQRELGLPITEKQIRALRAVMDDVDFDAAAKHEQRLRHDVMAHLHAFGDQSPAARGILHLGATSMDIVDNADLIIMRQGLRLIRSWLLEIIDRFAEQAARHRALPCLGYTHFQPAQLTTVGKRICLWCWDFVRDLNEVERLRHGMPFRGIRGATGTQAGFLGLFKGNAAKVRRLEQLVAQKLLFDGCEPVTGQTYSRKLDAQVISTLANIAAGVHKFANDLRLLAGLKEMEEPFESDQIGSSAMPYKRNPMLCERATGLARFVISLAQSAYLNAAEQWLERTLDDSSNKRLLIPEAFLATDGMLQIVARVAAGLVVNPKVIAARVEAELPFIATEEILLAAAAKGGDRQALHEKLRLHSHAAGLEVKQHGRPNDLLKRISGDRAFSGVRLDSILDPARHVGLAPMQVDEFLKKVIAPLKKKFADIARRKPQINV; from the coding sequence ATGAAGGCAAAGCGTCGTCAACGCGACCGGTCGCCGTCGAGCGGCGACGTCTATCAAAGCCCGCTGGTCGCGCGCAACGCCTCGGCCGAGATGATCGCGCTCTTCTCGCCCTTGCATCGCGTCCGCACCTGGCGGCAAATCTGGATCGCCCTGGCCGAGGCGCAGCGCGAACTCGGACTGCCGATCACCGAGAAGCAGATTCGCGCGCTTCGCGCCGTGATGGACGACGTCGATTTCGACGCCGCGGCCAAACACGAACAGCGCCTGCGCCACGACGTGATGGCCCATCTGCACGCTTTCGGCGATCAGTCCCCGGCCGCTCGCGGCATCCTGCACCTCGGCGCCACGAGCATGGACATCGTCGACAACGCCGACCTGATCATCATGCGCCAGGGGCTGCGCCTCATCCGAAGCTGGTTGCTCGAAATCATCGACCGCTTCGCGGAACAGGCGGCGCGACACCGCGCGCTGCCGTGTCTGGGCTACACGCATTTTCAACCCGCGCAGCTCACGACCGTCGGCAAACGCATCTGCCTGTGGTGCTGGGATTTCGTCCGCGATCTGAACGAGGTCGAACGGCTGCGGCATGGCATGCCCTTTCGCGGCATCCGCGGCGCGACCGGCACGCAAGCGGGATTCCTCGGGCTGTTCAAGGGCAACGCCGCGAAGGTCCGCCGGCTCGAACAACTCGTCGCACAGAAACTGCTCTTTGATGGCTGCGAGCCGGTCACCGGCCAGACCTACTCGCGCAAGCTCGACGCGCAGGTCATCTCCACCCTGGCGAACATCGCCGCGGGCGTCCACAAATTCGCCAACGACCTGCGCCTCCTCGCCGGGCTGAAGGAAATGGAAGAGCCGTTCGAGTCGGACCAGATCGGCAGCTCGGCCATGCCCTACAAACGCAACCCCATGCTCTGCGAGCGTGCCACAGGTCTGGCACGTTTCGTCATCAGCCTTGCACAGTCCGCCTATCTGAACGCCGCCGAGCAATGGCTCGAGCGCACCCTCGACGATTCCAGCAACAAGCGACTGCTGATTCCCGAAGCCTTTCTCGCGACCGACGGCATGCTTCAGATCGTCGCGCGCGTCGCGGCCGGCCTCGTTGTGAATCCAAAGGTCATCGCCGCGCGCGTCGAGGCCGAGCTGCCCTTCATCGCCACCGAGGAAATCCTCCTCGCCGCGGCCGCCAAGGGCGGCGACCGACAGGCCTTGCACGAAAAGCTCCGCCTCCATTCCCACGCCGCGGGGTTGGAGGTCAAACAACACGGTCGACCCAACGATCTCCTGAAACGCATCAGCGGCGACCGGGCGTTTTCGGGTGTTCGGCTGGATTCGATCCTCGATCCCGCGCGGCACGTCGGCCTCGCCCCGATGCAGGTCGATGAATTCCTCAAAAAGGTCATCGCCCCATTAAAGAAAAAGTTCGCCGACATCGCGCGACGAAAGCCGCAAATCAACGTGTAG
- a CDS encoding ABC transporter ATP-binding protein — protein MTTTSRNHSETIIELRGVSKRFGALTVLDGVDLAIARGKTTVVIGESGTGKSVLLKHLVALLRPDAGEVHFHGRRIDHLSEQELVESRKRFGFLFQMGALFDSMTVAENVAFPITQHGDQDLTPEKLDELVAQKLKMVGLDGLQNRRPGELSGGQKKRVALARAIALSPEVVLYDEPTTGLDPVRADVINELIIKLNRELNVTSLVVTHDMTSAYKVADRIIMLHHGKIIADADAAWYKSCDDRRVRRFVDGKADEQDLKALDM, from the coding sequence ATGACCACTACTTCCAGGAACCACTCCGAGACGATCATCGAGCTGCGAGGCGTCAGCAAGCGATTCGGCGCGCTCACCGTGCTGGACGGAGTCGACCTGGCGATCGCCCGTGGCAAGACAACCGTCGTCATCGGCGAATCCGGCACCGGCAAAAGCGTCCTGCTCAAGCACCTCGTCGCCCTGCTGCGGCCCGACGCCGGAGAAGTCCATTTTCACGGCCGCCGGATCGACCACCTGTCCGAACAGGAACTGGTGGAATCGCGCAAGCGCTTTGGGTTCCTGTTCCAGATGGGCGCGCTGTTTGACTCGATGACCGTCGCGGAAAACGTCGCCTTCCCGATTACCCAACACGGCGATCAAGACCTGACGCCCGAGAAACTGGACGAACTGGTGGCGCAGAAACTCAAAATGGTCGGGCTGGACGGCCTTCAGAATCGCCGCCCCGGCGAACTTTCCGGCGGCCAGAAAAAACGCGTCGCCCTGGCCCGCGCAATCGCCCTGTCACCGGAGGTGGTGCTGTACGACGAGCCGACGACCGGCCTCGACCCGGTTCGTGCCGATGTCATCAACGAGCTGATCATCAAGCTCAATCGTGAGTTGAACGTGACCAGCCTCGTGGTCACGCACGACATGACCAGCGCGTACAAGGTCGCGGACCGGATCATCATGCTGCACCACGGGAAGATCATCGCCGATGCCGATGCAGCGTGGTACAAGTCGTGCGATGACCGACGCGTTCGGCGATTCGTCGACGGCAAGGCGGATGAACAGGACTTGAAGGCACTGGACATGTGA
- a CDS encoding glycosyltransferase family 2 protein, translating into MTPTVAVMITTCRRPDGLRRLLLALNQQVFQDAPPSVRLVVIDNDADGSARATCDALRPLLRWPIHYGIESRRGISPARNAAITLALATDPDVDFLALIDDDEQPAPTWLDELLRIQRDHAADIVAGPVHPRFEHSPPAWVVRGRFFEPRSHPDGAVLDYAFGGSVLWRASPCREGGHRFGEHFGLIGGSDSEFFTRLHRAGCKIVWAAKAEVLEFITPERTNARWLVRRMYRTGNAGVLVARDLDGRTLRTHAILFCKALAWLGIGTVQAAVGLVAGKHMRVTGYRHIAYGLGILAGLMGRRFEEYRTAHHSAESAPDVSPRS; encoded by the coding sequence ATGACGCCCACCGTCGCCGTGATGATCACCACCTGCCGCCGGCCGGATGGATTGCGACGGCTGCTCCTCGCGCTCAACCAGCAAGTGTTTCAGGACGCACCGCCGAGCGTGAGGCTGGTCGTGATCGATAACGATGCGGATGGATCGGCTCGCGCAACGTGCGATGCCCTGCGCCCGCTGCTTCGATGGCCGATTCACTACGGAATCGAGTCCCGTCGAGGCATCTCTCCCGCGCGCAACGCAGCCATCACGCTGGCGCTGGCAACCGACCCGGACGTCGACTTCCTGGCACTCATCGACGACGACGAGCAGCCCGCACCAACATGGCTCGACGAGCTGCTCCGCATCCAGCGAGACCACGCCGCCGATATCGTTGCAGGACCGGTTCATCCGCGGTTCGAGCATTCTCCTCCGGCATGGGTGGTCCGCGGCCGATTCTTCGAGCCGCGTTCACACCCGGACGGCGCGGTGCTCGACTACGCCTTCGGCGGCAGCGTCCTCTGGCGGGCGTCGCCTTGCCGCGAGGGGGGCCACCGCTTCGGCGAGCACTTTGGTCTCATCGGCGGCAGCGACAGCGAGTTCTTCACGCGCCTGCATCGCGCCGGCTGTAAGATCGTCTGGGCCGCCAAGGCCGAGGTGCTGGAGTTCATCACGCCCGAGCGCACCAACGCCCGCTGGCTCGTTCGCCGCATGTATCGCACGGGAAACGCCGGCGTGCTCGTCGCGCGCGATCTGGACGGCCGAACACTGCGAACGCATGCGATTCTCTTCTGCAAAGCACTGGCGTGGCTCGGGATCGGCACGGTGCAAGCGGCGGTGGGTCTCGTGGCCGGTAAACATATGCGCGTCACCGGCTATCGGCATATCGCCTACGGGCTGGGCATCCTCGCGGGATTGATGGGCCGCCGATTCGAGGAGTATCGCACCGCGCACCATTCGGCGGAATCGGCCCCCGACGTCTCGCCGCGTTCCTAA
- the pyrE gene encoding orotate phosphoribosyltransferase yields MTKQELAERIRAVAYLEGEFTLRSGKKSSFYVDKYLFETQPDILAELGRLFAQKATPKTTLFAGAELGGVALAAAASLASNKPFVILRNAKKDYGTGKTHEGRLNPGDVVLLVEDIATTGGQVLEAARDLAAAGATVEKIVAVVDRGQGAADNIRNAGYAFEALFNSADLRLPTAQ; encoded by the coding sequence ATGACCAAACAAGAACTCGCGGAACGAATCCGGGCCGTCGCTTACCTCGAAGGCGAATTCACCCTGCGATCCGGCAAGAAGTCCAGTTTCTACGTGGACAAGTACCTCTTCGAAACCCAGCCCGACATCCTCGCCGAGCTGGGCCGATTGTTCGCGCAGAAGGCGACGCCGAAAACGACCCTGTTCGCCGGCGCGGAGCTGGGCGGCGTCGCCCTGGCAGCCGCCGCGTCCTTGGCCTCCAACAAACCCTTCGTCATCCTGCGCAACGCGAAGAAAGATTACGGCACCGGCAAGACCCACGAGGGCCGGCTCAATCCCGGCGACGTGGTCCTGCTTGTTGAAGACATCGCCACGACCGGCGGGCAAGTGCTTGAAGCCGCGCGCGACCTCGCCGCCGCCGGAGCGACCGTCGAAAAGATCGTCGCCGTCGTCGATCGCGGCCAAGGCGCGGCCGACAACATCCGCAACGCGGGCTACGCCTTCGAAGCCCTCTTCAACTCCGCCGATCTCCGACTGCCCACCGCGCAGTAG
- a CDS encoding gamma carbonic anhydrase family protein, with product MFDFVDLPDRVRIGKGVYIAPTAYVGGEVTIGDQSTVMHHVVIRGDVSAITVGRRVNVQDGTVLHTNRGVPMDIEDEVSIGHRAVVHCRRVGAGTLIGIGAIVLDDCEIGRGCLIAAGALLPPRTIIPDGKVVMGAPGRVVRDLKDEEKLYLREVIESYVHLGRLHGSGMYPNRAQP from the coding sequence ATGTTTGACTTTGTTGATTTACCCGACCGCGTCCGAATCGGCAAGGGCGTGTACATCGCCCCGACGGCGTACGTCGGCGGCGAGGTCACGATCGGCGATCAATCGACCGTGATGCACCACGTGGTGATTCGCGGCGATGTTTCGGCGATCACGGTCGGCCGCCGTGTGAACGTGCAGGACGGCACGGTGCTGCATACCAATCGCGGCGTGCCGATGGACATCGAGGACGAAGTCAGCATCGGCCATCGCGCCGTGGTGCATTGCCGACGGGTGGGCGCGGGGACGCTGATCGGCATCGGCGCGATCGTGCTGGACGATTGTGAGATCGGGCGCGGCTGTTTGATAGCGGCCGGTGCGTTGCTTCCACCGCGGACAATCATTCCCGACGGCAAGGTCGTGATGGGCGCGCCGGGGCGCGTGGTGCGCGATTTGAAGGACGAAGAGAAGCTGTACCTGCGCGAGGTGATAGAGAGCTACGTTCATCTCGGACGATTGCACGGAAGCGGGATGTATCCCAATCGCGCGCAGCCGTGA
- a CDS encoding ABC transporter permease, with product MFRGLFDRQQWNLLIPQMYEVGYRSLPVVLITGAFVGMVLAVQAIEQFMAAGLEDRMGSVVNLSVVRELGPVLAGIMLAGRIGGALTAELGTMNVTEQIDALRSMGVNPIRYLVAPRVLACFLLAPILTLYADLTGSIGGWFISVIQRGVDSGPYWENTAAAVDNYDIFSGTLKGFFFGSALGLISCYKGFNCRPGAEGVGRACTEAFVASFVAILALDYVLAEILQAISIKLWGFRPLI from the coding sequence ATGTTCCGCGGCCTGTTCGACCGCCAGCAATGGAACCTGCTCATCCCCCAGATGTACGAGGTCGGCTATCGCTCGCTGCCCGTCGTGCTCATCACCGGCGCATTTGTGGGAATGGTGCTCGCCGTGCAGGCCATCGAGCAGTTCATGGCCGCCGGGCTGGAAGACCGCATGGGTTCGGTCGTGAACCTCTCCGTCGTGCGCGAGCTGGGTCCCGTGCTGGCCGGCATCATGCTGGCGGGACGCATCGGCGGCGCGCTGACAGCCGAGTTGGGCACGATGAACGTCACCGAGCAGATCGACGCGCTGCGCAGCATGGGCGTCAACCCGATTCGATACCTCGTTGCGCCGCGCGTCCTGGCGTGTTTCCTGCTCGCGCCGATTCTCACGCTGTACGCCGACCTGACCGGCTCCATCGGCGGCTGGTTCATCTCCGTCATCCAGCGCGGCGTGGACAGCGGACCCTACTGGGAAAACACCGCGGCCGCCGTCGACAACTACGATATCTTCAGTGGTACGCTCAAGGGCTTTTTCTTCGGCTCCGCTCTGGGGCTGATCAGTTGTTACAAGGGATTCAACTGCCGCCCCGGCGCCGAGGGCGTCGGCCGCGCCTGCACCGAAGCGTTCGTCGCGTCGTTCGTGGCGATTCTTGCATTGGACTATGTGCTGGCCGAGATTCTCCAGGCCATCAGCATCAAGCTGTGGGGCTTCCGCCCGCTGATTTGA
- a CDS encoding thioredoxin-disulfide reductase has product MQKSDSSVEKVIIIGSGPAGWTAAIYAARANLSPLVFAGRPKSTPSLTLPGGQLMLTTEVENYPGFPEGIMGPAMMSNFERQAVRFGTRIVTDDGLNPDVSNPDDGHSSKYQDCKAVDFSSRPFKVIAEDDTVYRAHSVIVSTGATANWLGLKNELRLARSGGGVSACAVCDGAIPIFRNKELAVVGGGDSAVEEATYLTKYASKVHMIHRRDALRASKIMAKRAHENPKIAFHWNKTVIDVLGDTMISGLRLKDTKTGEESTLPVGGLFIAIGHTPATGFLNGQLELDAKGYIKLKDPYRSTTNIDGVFAAGDCVDSVYRQAVTAAGMGCKAAIDAERWLADQGVH; this is encoded by the coding sequence ATGCAGAAATCCGATTCATCGGTAGAGAAAGTGATCATCATCGGATCCGGACCCGCGGGCTGGACGGCGGCGATCTACGCAGCGCGAGCCAATCTGTCGCCGCTTGTGTTCGCCGGTCGGCCCAAGAGCACGCCGTCGCTGACGCTGCCGGGCGGGCAGTTGATGCTCACGACCGAGGTGGAGAATTATCCGGGATTTCCCGAAGGCATCATGGGCCCGGCGATGATGTCCAATTTCGAGCGGCAGGCGGTTCGCTTCGGCACGCGCATCGTCACCGACGATGGGCTGAACCCGGACGTGTCCAACCCCGACGACGGCCATTCGTCGAAATACCAGGATTGCAAGGCGGTCGATTTTTCGTCGCGGCCGTTCAAGGTGATTGCCGAAGACGACACGGTCTATCGGGCGCACAGCGTGATTGTCTCGACGGGAGCGACGGCCAACTGGCTGGGGCTGAAAAACGAGTTGCGCCTGGCGCGGAGCGGCGGGGGCGTGAGCGCGTGCGCCGTGTGCGATGGCGCGATTCCGATTTTTCGCAACAAGGAGCTGGCGGTCGTGGGCGGGGGCGATTCGGCGGTGGAAGAGGCGACGTATTTGACGAAGTACGCCAGCAAAGTACACATGATCCATCGTCGCGACGCGCTTCGGGCGAGCAAGATCATGGCGAAGCGTGCCCATGAAAACCCCAAGATCGCGTTTCATTGGAACAAGACCGTCATAGACGTACTGGGCGATACGATGATCTCGGGACTTCGGCTGAAGGACACCAAGACGGGTGAGGAGAGCACGCTTCCGGTCGGCGGCTTGTTCATCGCCATCGGTCATACGCCGGCGACGGGATTTTTGAATGGGCAGCTCGAACTCGACGCGAAGGGTTATATCAAGTTGAAAGACCCGTACCGCTCCACGACGAACATCGACGGAGTTTTCGCCGCGGGCGATTGCGTGGACAGCGTCTATCGGCAGGCGGTGACCGCCGCGGGCATGGGGTGCAAGGCCGCGATCGACGCCGAGCGCTGGCTGGCGGACCAGGGCGTGCATTGA
- a CDS encoding DUF1570 domain-containing protein, translated as MEATRAIHFFVMRLRFIARSCLLVAPLLGTACSQLAPPQPVVFKTEDWTYRGTPGKKLTSSHYVVYTTCKNERFVNALPTFLESCWDAYEEMIPTRHSLEQPLPTYFFGTRWQWERFTEEFTGPRAPTYKKIRSGGFSERGVTISHYSSQRASLSILAHEGLHQYLEVTRGKNIPAWLNEGLACYFESFDVDAANRALFKPEKNTLRIPALREALIAQTLIPLREILSTNAGIAVQQSSTHVQNYYAQEWSLVLFLMRDSQDNLYRDAFRQLLNELGTEDMDRKARAYLAADTDARMSTGEAIFRAYLTEDIDGFEKQYHAYLHKLLGLKPRTP; from the coding sequence ATGGAAGCGACCCGAGCGATTCATTTCTTTGTCATGCGCCTTCGCTTCATCGCGCGATCCTGCCTGCTCGTCGCGCCGCTGCTGGGTACAGCGTGTTCGCAGCTGGCCCCGCCCCAGCCGGTGGTCTTCAAGACCGAGGATTGGACCTACCGAGGCACGCCGGGCAAGAAACTGACGTCGTCACACTATGTTGTTTATACAACTTGCAAAAACGAGCGTTTCGTCAACGCCCTGCCGACCTTCCTGGAATCCTGCTGGGACGCCTACGAGGAGATGATCCCCACCCGGCACAGCCTCGAACAGCCGCTGCCCACTTATTTCTTCGGCACGCGCTGGCAGTGGGAGCGCTTCACCGAGGAGTTCACCGGCCCCCGCGCCCCGACTTACAAAAAAATTCGCTCCGGCGGGTTTTCAGAACGCGGCGTCACGATCTCGCATTACTCCTCCCAGCGTGCCAGCCTGTCCATCCTGGCCCACGAAGGCCTGCATCAATACCTCGAAGTCACGCGCGGCAAGAACATCCCCGCCTGGCTGAACGAGGGGCTTGCCTGTTACTTCGAATCGTTCGACGTGGACGCCGCCAATCGTGCCCTGTTCAAGCCCGAAAAGAACACACTTCGGATTCCGGCCTTGCGCGAAGCGCTGATCGCGCAAACGCTCATTCCGCTTCGCGAGATTCTCTCCACCAACGCGGGCATCGCGGTCCAGCAAAGTTCCACCCACGTGCAGAATTATTACGCGCAGGAGTGGTCACTCGTGCTCTTCCTGATGCGCGATTCACAGGACAACCTCTATCGCGATGCGTTCCGACAACTTCTGAACGAACTGGGCACCGAAGACATGGATCGCAAGGCCCGCGCCTACCTCGCCGCCGACACCGACGCCCGCATGTCCACCGGCGAGGCCATCTTTCGCGCCTACCTCACCGAGGACATCGACGGATTCGAGAAACAATACCACGCCTACCTCCACAAGCTCCTGGGTCTGAAACCCCGCACCCCATGA
- a CDS encoding glycosyltransferase produces MNPPVTLVIPGRNCAGTLRPCLEAVARIAADGASGLREVIFVDDGSTDDTARIAQEFAARLGGLRILTGIGGGPGAARNLGWREAVHPLIWFIDSDCVAEPDALARLLPHMVDAQVGGVGGSYGNMRPDSLLACLIHEEILARHRSMATEVNFLGGFNVLYRRVALERAGGFDERYFNGPGSPGAEDAELSFRVAAAGYGLRFEIASRVRHFHPTSLRRYLRAQRHHGYWRVFLHLRYRDRAAGDDYSKWTDHVQPPLALFMISSTLVYAAAHLPRWLELVAGSSVARSGSLSDAIRLIGPAAGGVVAVFALLLVVVQIPLTLRLLRQSGKWTYLAFAPLGFIRAMWRAVGMVQGMLAYPFRGPRRAGGGAR; encoded by the coding sequence GTGAATCCGCCCGTAACCCTGGTCATCCCCGGTCGAAACTGCGCGGGCACGCTGCGGCCCTGCCTGGAGGCGGTGGCGCGAATCGCGGCGGACGGCGCGTCGGGCTTGCGCGAGGTGATTTTTGTTGATGACGGCTCGACGGACGATACGGCGCGGATCGCGCAGGAGTTCGCGGCGCGATTGGGCGGTCTTCGGATCCTGACGGGGATCGGCGGCGGACCGGGCGCCGCGCGAAATCTCGGCTGGCGCGAGGCGGTCCATCCGCTCATCTGGTTCATCGATTCGGATTGCGTGGCGGAGCCGGATGCGCTGGCGCGGTTGTTGCCGCACATGGTCGATGCACAGGTCGGGGGCGTGGGGGGCAGCTACGGGAACATGCGGCCGGATTCGCTGCTGGCATGCTTGATTCACGAGGAAATTCTCGCGCGGCACCGGTCGATGGCGACGGAAGTCAACTTTCTGGGCGGGTTCAACGTATTGTATCGGCGTGTGGCGCTGGAGCGCGCGGGGGGCTTCGACGAACGATATTTTAACGGGCCGGGATCACCGGGAGCCGAGGACGCCGAGCTGTCGTTTCGCGTGGCGGCGGCGGGTTACGGATTGCGGTTTGAGATTGCGTCGCGCGTGCGGCATTTTCATCCGACGAGCTTGCGACGTTACCTGCGAGCTCAACGGCATCATGGATACTGGCGCGTGTTCCTGCATTTGCGCTATCGTGATCGGGCGGCCGGCGATGATTACAGCAAGTGGACGGATCATGTTCAGCCGCCGCTGGCCCTGTTCATGATCTCGTCGACTCTCGTCTATGCTGCGGCGCATCTTCCCCGGTGGCTTGAGTTGGTCGCTGGCTCGTCGGTCGCCAGGTCGGGAAGTCTTTCAGACGCGATACGGCTGATCGGTCCTGCGGCGGGCGGGGTGGTTGCGGTCTTCGCATTGCTGTTGGTCGTCGTTCAGATTCCTCTGACGCTGCGATTGCTCCGGCAAAGCGGGAAGTGGACGTACTTGGCGTTCGCTCCGTTGGGGTTCATCCGGGCGATGTGGCGGGCGGTGGGCATGGTTCAGGGGATGCTGGCTTATCCGTTTCGCGGTCCGCGCCGCGCGGGAGGTGGCGCGCGATGA